A region from the Volucribacter amazonae genome encodes:
- the menE gene encoding o-succinylbenzoate--CoA ligase encodes MNRQFLWRQYADNPDYAQRIALQFEQQSLTWQVFSERIEQFAFCFVQQGVKAGHTVALCGKNSLDLLLAYCAVLQLGGRVLLLNPAFSVSKIQQLCRDHQAVLLWSEQQCQPLAQVKAQEQFVSLTLTLTSGSSGQPKAVAHRMADHLANAQGVCQLMRFQAEHCWLLSLPLFHVSGQGIVWRWLLTGARLQLVGDNLYVAMTQATHLSLVPTQLQRWLAYLADNPIQSQQKQHILLGGSHIPLNLVEQAEQQGFSCYCGYGMTEMASTVFAKPYDSKAGVGQALAGREYCLVNGEIWLRGAGLGLGYWQNGQLTPLCNQQGWLQTKDRGYWQDNELVIAGRLDNMFISGGENIQPEEVEKILLQYEHLKQAVVLAVNDPEFGQRPVAMVEFSQGFTQKDVNKLTHWLSNKLEKFKQPIGYFPLPEQAQSGIKVSRYELQQQLAKIWDKE; translated from the coding sequence ATGAATAGGCAATTTTTATGGCGACAATATGCCGATAATCCCGATTATGCTCAGCGTATTGCCTTGCAATTTGAGCAGCAATCCTTAACCTGGCAAGTTTTTTCTGAGCGAATTGAGCAATTCGCTTTTTGTTTTGTTCAGCAAGGGGTGAAAGCTGGGCATACCGTAGCCCTATGTGGCAAAAATAGTCTGGATTTATTGTTAGCTTATTGTGCAGTGTTGCAACTGGGAGGGCGTGTATTGTTGCTTAATCCTGCGTTTAGTGTCAGTAAAATTCAGCAACTTTGCCGAGATCACCAAGCGGTCTTGCTTTGGTCTGAACAACAATGCCAGCCATTGGCACAAGTCAAAGCACAAGAGCAATTTGTTTCTTTGACCTTAACCTTAACCTCAGGATCTTCTGGACAACCTAAGGCGGTTGCGCATCGTATGGCGGATCATCTGGCTAATGCTCAGGGGGTCTGCCAGTTAATGAGGTTTCAAGCGGAGCATTGTTGGTTACTTTCTTTGCCTTTATTTCACGTTTCAGGGCAAGGCATTGTTTGGCGTTGGTTATTGACAGGGGCAAGATTGCAGTTAGTGGGCGATAATCTTTATGTTGCTATGACACAAGCCACGCATCTTTCTTTAGTCCCTACTCAATTACAACGTTGGTTGGCCTATTTAGCGGATAATCCCATTCAATCTCAACAAAAACAACATATTTTACTGGGCGGTAGCCATATTCCGCTTAATTTGGTAGAACAAGCGGAACAGCAAGGCTTTTCTTGCTATTGTGGTTATGGTATGACAGAAATGGCGTCCACGGTATTTGCGAAACCTTATGATAGCAAAGCTGGAGTAGGGCAAGCCTTAGCTGGGCGAGAATATTGTTTGGTAAATGGCGAAATTTGGTTGCGTGGTGCAGGCTTAGGCTTGGGCTATTGGCAGAATGGGCAGCTTACGCCGTTATGTAATCAACAAGGTTGGTTACAAACCAAAGATCGAGGATATTGGCAAGACAATGAATTAGTGATTGCAGGGCGATTGGATAATATGTTTATTTCAGGGGGAGAGAATATTCAACCTGAAGAAGTTGAAAAGATTTTATTGCAATATGAACATTTAAAGCAAGCGGTAGTGCTTGCTGTGAATGATCCTGAGTTTGGGCAACGCCCTGTGGCGATGGTGGAATTTTCTCAGGGATTTACCCAAAAGGACGTGAATAAATTGACCCATTGGTTGTCCAATAAACTGGAAAAATTTAAACAACCTATTGGGTATTTTCCTTTGCCAGAGCAAGCACAATCAGGGATTAAGGTTTCGCGTTATGAATTACAACAACAATTAGCTAAGATATGGGATAAAGAATAA
- the seqA gene encoding replication initiation negative regulator SeqA encodes MKIIEVDEELYQYIASKTQSIGESASDILRRLLDLDPLSNTQTLVETSETEPLETPQKVSQSLELSVVNKGNRQTAKVVKEEKASASVKTQSEQDIQQVVTKLRALLQSADFVEENKAVVRFLAVLNLLYRTNPERFAQATESLQGRTRVYFARDESTLLAAGNHTKPKQIPDTPYWVITNTNSGRKMLMLEGVMQSMQLPEDLIEQVRSFFVVN; translated from the coding sequence ATGAAAATTATTGAGGTAGATGAAGAACTTTATCAATATATTGCGAGTAAAACTCAATCTATTGGCGAAAGTGCATCTGATATATTACGCCGTTTGTTAGATCTTGATCCTCTTTCTAACACGCAAACTCTTGTTGAAACAAGTGAAACGGAACCTTTAGAAACGCCACAAAAGGTATCGCAATCTTTAGAATTATCCGTAGTGAATAAAGGGAATCGTCAAACTGCCAAGGTGGTAAAAGAAGAAAAGGCGAGTGCGAGTGTAAAAACACAATCGGAACAAGATATTCAGCAAGTGGTAACTAAGTTGCGAGCTTTATTGCAGTCGGCGGATTTTGTGGAAGAAAATAAAGCGGTAGTGCGTTTTTTGGCGGTGCTTAACCTGTTGTATCGTACTAATCCAGAACGTTTTGCTCAAGCAACGGAGTCATTGCAAGGGCGTACTCGGGTTTATTTTGCACGAGATGAATCCACATTGTTGGCAGCGGGGAATCATACTAAGCCGAAGCAAATTCCAGACACCCCTTATTGGGTTATTACCAACACCAATAGTGGGCGGAAAATGTTAATGTTAGAGGGGGTTATGCAATCCATGCAGTTGCCTGAGGATTTAATTGAGCAAGTGCGGTCATTTTTTGTTGTAAATTAA
- a CDS encoding surface lipoprotein assembly modifier, whose product MKPLFFSLSLLCTSLALVAQEPINHQINRDEFSTGYPKPIILDSLQQQIYQENQYIPQLSAENKELMISSQQLLDNPELLRTVMLTLIRQHNIVGIEKILPIYRQSAFANPYLVSYAEGVLLLYQGKSAESAVAFHKILQDYPYAEVVGYYYALANFYNKNYALARYNFNQLEKLSHLPPDIKQQVEQYHQLINHITEWKFNVNLSVFYDRNINNAPDHQKWGNFKFSDKKSDFGITYQAALSKKFILPQGFYLQPHFYLYGKQYHRYRHYNDFNSRIALTFAKADQYNDFTLQPYAARRLYGEKAYSYTLGSQASWLHHWHHRFSTLFSLAYEHQYFDRQKFFNNHRQIFNLTSLYALTEKHTLLLNQEVVHQYATRDAEDRYWGWSVKTDWRTAWDNGLGTNISVLYGQNKYKGATLLTQQHKRKDRKYAVMLQLKHQKLQYAGFQPEISLQYYAHRSNSALHSYTRKEIFFNINKIF is encoded by the coding sequence ATGAAACCGTTATTTTTTTCTTTATCTTTATTATGTACTTCTTTAGCTTTAGTGGCTCAAGAGCCTATTAATCATCAAATAAATCGCGATGAATTTTCTACCGGCTATCCAAAACCCATTATTTTAGATAGTCTTCAACAACAAATTTACCAAGAAAATCAATATATTCCGCAGTTATCTGCAGAAAATAAGGAATTGATGATAAGTAGCCAACAATTATTAGATAACCCTGAGCTGTTAAGAACAGTTATGTTGACGCTTATTCGTCAACATAATATTGTTGGTATTGAAAAAATACTCCCTATTTATCGACAATCAGCCTTTGCGAATCCTTATTTAGTATCTTATGCAGAAGGGGTATTGCTATTATATCAAGGTAAATCTGCGGAAAGTGCGGTAGCTTTTCATAAAATTTTACAAGATTACCCTTATGCAGAAGTAGTGGGATATTATTATGCCTTAGCAAATTTTTACAATAAAAATTATGCGTTAGCACGTTATAATTTTAATCAATTAGAAAAATTGTCTCATTTACCGCCAGATATTAAGCAACAAGTTGAGCAATATCATCAATTAATTAACCATATTACTGAATGGAAATTTAATGTTAATTTAAGTGTTTTTTATGATAGAAATATCAATAATGCTCCAGATCATCAAAAATGGGGTAATTTTAAGTTTTCAGATAAAAAATCTGATTTTGGTATAACATATCAAGCCGCATTATCTAAGAAGTTTATTTTGCCTCAAGGATTTTATTTACAGCCTCATTTTTACCTTTATGGAAAACAATATCATCGCTATCGCCATTATAATGATTTTAATAGCCGTATAGCCTTAACTTTTGCTAAGGCAGATCAATATAATGATTTTACGTTACAACCTTATGCAGCGAGAAGATTATATGGCGAAAAGGCTTATTCTTATACTTTGGGCAGTCAAGCGAGTTGGTTGCATCATTGGCATCATCGATTTTCAACATTATTTTCGTTAGCCTACGAACATCAATATTTTGATCGCCAGAAATTTTTTAATAATCATCGCCAGATTTTTAATTTAACCAGTTTATATGCCTTGACGGAAAAACATACTTTATTATTAAATCAAGAAGTTGTACATCAATATGCGACTCGTGATGCGGAAGATCGTTATTGGGGTTGGAGCGTTAAAACGGATTGGCGTACAGCTTGGGATAATGGTTTAGGTACGAATATTTCTGTTTTGTATGGGCAAAATAAATACAAAGGGGCTACTTTATTAACCCAACAACATAAACGAAAAGATCGTAAATATGCAGTTATGTTGCAATTAAAACATCAAAAGTTACAATATGCAGGTTTTCAACCAGAAATTTCTTTGCAATATTATGCCCATAGAAGTAATAGTGCATTACATTCTTATACAAGAAAAGAAATCTTTTTCAATATAAATAAAATATTCTAG
- a CDS encoding TonB-dependent hemoglobin/transferrin/lactoferrin family receptor, with amino-acid sequence MQKNNRTFKLTAVSFFVISYMGYAIADTETALDDEILELDTIHVQEYHANPKKYDVTGLGAIKKTKESLQRDQVENIRDLTRYDPDVGVNEAGGRGTSRGFSMRGVERERVAIDVDGFGSAPILKKDSPTSGYHRVQQTSSSINEIEYENLKEVDLRKGSASAESGNGALGGAVSMTTKDTQDFFSDDERQVAGRFKIGHTTKDRRTLYSGALAGRHNGFEGFVQYTKRQGHEVRAHDDLYNDGYIISHYAVDDNLTTQRTVDTYFDAEDVSGPQRRIPNPLDYHSESFLSKFGYHFSNQHYLGAVVENTIQKYDLREMFLPNYYAGSNANVQSYEPLFPSIGTISQYQFTPTRFYFDKHKNKRVGLEYKYHNEQQDFIIDQAILRLDRRDLKLQSTALTLSCSYWPSVDKNCFPNDANYIRGQLGDKHFSELKEKDIKFDVNLVKNIEIVGSQHQLQLKTGVIKSDYEVTNYWLRQKNTERTVEENRRYSENYYLDGPHSTGKMKGQNIFISLSDRIHFNDKFNTSLALRYDRQTFRANPTEESRKYGLTFEKAKYGEFSWDIGLAYRPIEPIEFTYRASTGFRTPSIIELIGPGFNNERFNPQQDTQGSLKAEKSFNQEVGIELIGSFMKVSASYFITEYRDVIGRAVKYHDDRSLPGYATSDIYFNLYNFTTHGFDIKSYVDANSLWSKLPAGLEFRANVGVTKIKKQKPISDDFGIVSSYSFDAIQPLKLVYGVEYHAPSEKWGMSLMNTYSKAKNLDELISTSRQNTLTSQGARVANIKTKSWLTTDLTGYYHFSPYITLRGGVYNVFNYRYVTWEAARQTAFGSEARQTTENYSALAAPGRNFLLNLEMKF; translated from the coding sequence ATGCAAAAAAATAACCGCACTTTTAAATTAACAGCAGTATCTTTCTTTGTTATTAGCTATATGGGATATGCTATTGCTGATACAGAGACGGCATTAGATGATGAAATTTTAGAATTAGATACGATTCACGTGCAAGAATATCATGCTAATCCTAAGAAATATGATGTAACTGGTTTAGGGGCAATAAAAAAGACAAAGGAAAGTTTACAACGTGATCAAGTGGAAAATATTCGAGATTTAACTCGTTATGATCCTGATGTAGGTGTGAATGAAGCTGGTGGACGAGGCACATCAAGAGGGTTTTCAATGCGTGGTGTGGAACGTGAACGAGTAGCTATTGATGTTGACGGCTTTGGTTCAGCCCCTATTTTGAAAAAAGATAGTCCAACTTCGGGTTATCATAGGGTACAACAAACAAGTTCTTCCATTAATGAAATTGAATATGAAAACTTGAAAGAGGTGGATTTACGTAAAGGATCAGCTTCTGCTGAATCGGGCAATGGGGCACTTGGTGGTGCGGTAAGTATGACGACTAAAGATACCCAAGATTTCTTTAGTGACGATGAACGTCAAGTCGCTGGACGTTTTAAGATCGGTCATACTACAAAAGATCGTAGAACGCTTTATTCTGGGGCATTAGCTGGGCGTCATAATGGCTTTGAGGGGTTTGTACAATATACCAAGCGACAAGGACATGAAGTCAGAGCCCATGATGATCTTTATAATGATGGTTATATTATTTCCCATTATGCAGTTGACGATAATTTAACGACTCAGCGTACGGTGGATACTTATTTTGATGCAGAAGATGTGAGTGGTCCTCAGCGTAGAATTCCTAATCCGTTGGATTACCATAGCGAATCTTTCTTATCTAAATTTGGCTATCATTTCTCGAATCAACACTATTTAGGTGCGGTGGTTGAAAATACCATTCAAAAATATGATTTGCGAGAAATGTTTTTACCTAATTATTATGCAGGTTCTAATGCAAATGTTCAGAGTTATGAACCGCTTTTTCCGTCTATTGGGACAATTAGCCAGTATCAATTTACTCCAACACGTTTTTATTTTGATAAACATAAAAATAAACGTGTAGGCTTAGAATATAAGTATCATAATGAACAACAAGATTTTATTATTGATCAGGCTATTTTGCGTTTAGATCGGCGAGATTTAAAATTGCAAAGTACGGCATTAACGCTAAGTTGTTCCTATTGGCCTAGTGTAGATAAAAATTGTTTTCCAAATGATGCAAATTATATTCGTGGACAATTAGGGGATAAGCACTTTAGTGAGTTAAAGGAAAAAGATATTAAGTTTGATGTCAACCTTGTTAAAAATATAGAAATTGTGGGAAGTCAGCATCAGTTACAATTAAAAACAGGCGTAATAAAATCTGATTATGAGGTAACTAACTATTGGTTAAGACAAAAAAATACCGAAAGAACGGTTGAGGAAAATCGCCGTTATTCTGAAAACTATTATTTAGATGGACCGCATTCCACAGGGAAAATGAAAGGGCAAAATATTTTTATTTCATTGAGTGATCGTATTCATTTTAATGACAAGTTTAATACTAGCTTGGCATTACGTTATGATCGACAAACCTTTAGAGCGAATCCGACCGAAGAAAGTAGAAAGTATGGTCTAACTTTTGAAAAAGCAAAATATGGCGAATTTTCTTGGGATATTGGGCTAGCTTATCGTCCTATTGAGCCAATTGAATTTACTTATCGTGCGAGTACGGGGTTTAGAACACCAAGTATTATTGAACTTATTGGACCGGGTTTTAACAATGAGCGTTTTAATCCACAACAGGATACGCAAGGGAGTTTAAAAGCAGAAAAATCCTTTAACCAAGAGGTGGGTATTGAGTTAATTGGATCATTTATGAAAGTCTCGGCAAGTTATTTTATTACCGAATATCGTGATGTAATAGGACGAGCGGTAAAATATCATGATGATCGTAGTTTACCAGGTTATGCGACTTCGGATATTTATTTCAATTTGTATAATTTCACTACTCATGGTTTTGATATTAAATCTTATGTAGATGCGAATTCCTTGTGGAGTAAATTACCTGCGGGATTAGAATTTAGAGCCAATGTGGGGGTAACCAAGATTAAAAAACAAAAACCAATTTCTGATGATTTTGGTATCGTTTCCAGTTATTCCTTTGATGCAATTCAACCCTTAAAATTGGTTTATGGTGTGGAATATCATGCACCGAGTGAAAAATGGGGTATGAGTTTAATGAATACCTATTCTAAAGCGAAGAATTTAGATGAGTTAATCTCTACTTCTAGACAAAACACTTTAACTTCACAAGGGGCTAGAGTAGCGAATATTAAAACCAAAAGTTGGCTTACCACAGATTTGACAGGATATTATCATTTTTCGCCTTATATTACTTTAAGGGGGGGGGTGTATAATGTATTTAATTATCGTTATGTTACTTGGGAAGCGGCGAGACAAACGGCATTTGGTTCGGAGGCTCGTCAAACAACTGAAAATTATTCTGCTTTAGCTGCACCGGGGCGAAATTTCTTACTTAATTTAGAAATGAAATTTTAA
- a CDS encoding alpha/beta fold hydrolase, producing the protein MNEQALHYQYQQGSPHQPTLVFLHGLFGDMNNLGIIAKGFSEQYNILRLDLRNHGQSFHSEQMNYPLMAQDIYQLLEKLQLKKVSLIGHSMGGKTAMQFTAQYPEQVEKLVVIDIAPIKYQQQRHQDVFAGLFAVKQAQVSTRQQARPLLAQHIKDESIIQFMLKSFDPSSSEKFRFNLTALYQHYSALMDWQPCLVQQPTLFIKGGKSDYIQLKDRETILAQFPQAQSFTINGADHWVHAEKPTQVIKSIERFLSI; encoded by the coding sequence ATGAACGAACAAGCATTACATTATCAATACCAGCAAGGTTCACCTCACCAACCAACCTTAGTTTTTTTACATGGCTTATTTGGCGATATGAATAATCTCGGCATTATCGCCAAAGGATTTAGTGAGCAATACAACATTCTCCGCCTTGATCTCCGCAATCATGGACAAAGTTTTCATAGTGAACAAATGAATTATCCACTTATGGCACAGGATATTTATCAACTATTAGAGAAACTTCAACTAAAAAAAGTCAGTCTTATTGGACATTCTATGGGGGGCAAAACCGCTATGCAATTTACCGCCCAATACCCTGAACAAGTAGAAAAACTGGTGGTCATTGATATTGCCCCCATTAAATACCAACAACAACGTCATCAAGATGTATTTGCGGGGTTATTTGCCGTCAAACAAGCCCAAGTCAGCACTCGCCAGCAAGCTCGTCCCCTACTTGCTCAACATATCAAGGACGAAAGCATAATCCAATTTATGCTTAAATCCTTTGATCCCAGCAGTAGTGAAAAATTTCGCTTTAATTTGACCGCACTTTATCAACATTATTCCGCCCTTATGGACTGGCAACCTTGTCTTGTCCAACAACCTACCTTGTTTATTAAAGGCGGTAAATCCGATTATATCCAACTCAAAGATCGTGAAACCATCTTAGCCCAATTTCCCCAAGCCCAATCCTTTACCATTAATGGGGCAGATCATTGGGTACATGCGGAAAAGCCTACTCAAGTCATAAAATCTATTGAAAGATTTTTATCCATTTAA